Proteins encoded in a region of the Oncorhynchus clarkii lewisi isolate Uvic-CL-2024 chromosome 18, UVic_Ocla_1.0, whole genome shotgun sequence genome:
- the LOC139372316 gene encoding transmembrane protein 47-like, with amino-acid sequence MSSSVSETEEVRVSALTPLKLVGLVCVFLALCLDVGAVMSPAWVTADDQYCFSLWEACWKAASSEIWQCNSTLEADWQIATLSLLLGGAALVLLSFLVVLVSVCIGSRRRFNRPVAVMLFAAVVLQGCSLVLYPIKFTETISMSIYHEFNWGYGLAWGATIFSFGGGILYCLNPKNYEDYY; translated from the exons ATGTCTTCGTCTGTTAGCGAGACAGAGGAGGTGCGCGTCTCGGCGCTGACGCCTTTGAAGTTGGTGGGACTGGTGTGCGTGTTCCTGGCGCTGTGCTTAGACGTTGGAGCCGTGATGAGCCCGGCATGGGTGACCGCCGACGACCAGTACTGCTTCTCACTGTGGGAGGCGTGCTGGAAAGCAGCGTCGTCTGAGATCTGGCAGTGCAACAGCACGCTGGAGGCAG ACTGGCAGATCGCCACCCTGTCCTTGTTGCTAGGCGGAGCTGCTCTGGTCCTGCTCTCCTTCCTGGTGGTCCTGGTGTCAGTGTGTATCGGCTCTCGGAGACGCTTCAACAGACCTGTCGCTGTCATGCTGTTCGCTgcag TGGTGTTGCAGGGCTGCAGTCTGGTCCTCTACCCCATCAAGTTCACTGAGACCATCAGCATGAGCATATACCACGAGTTCAACTGGGGTTACGGCCTGGCCTGGGGCGCTACCATTTTCTCCTTCGGCGGGGGGATCCTCTACTGCCTCAACCCTAAGAACTATGAAGACTACTACTGA